Genomic segment of Candidatus Binatia bacterium:
GGGCAACGACGCGGCCCGGCACTTCGGTATCGTCGGCGAGGGAGACGGTTACCGAGCTGCTGCCGAGAACGACATAGTTGACCGTCAGGATCAGGCCGGCGGGGTCGACGATCACGCCGGAGCCCAGTCGTTCGGTTCCGAGTATACCGGCGGATGGATGGCTCTCCGCAATTGTCGTATGCAGCGCCACGGTCGCGGGTACCACGTGCTGCAACAGCTTAATTGACGCGTTCATGGCCGGCGGCTCGACGCGGTACCTTGGCGCGGCGGGGCAGGGCTTTGCAAGCCCGGGTCGGGCAAAAGTCACCCCGGCAACGCCCTTACGCACCTGGCGGCGCGCCCGGGCGGGAGCCCGGAGGAACACGCCGCCCCGACATGGAACGAGGGCGAACTCGGTCTCCCGGTCCGGGCGCCGAGAGCGCCTTTCGACGAACCGCCGGCGCAGGGTTCCGCCGGGCGATCTTGACTCCGGCGCCGGGGACCTCGACAAACGGTGGGGTCGTCTTTGCAGGCACTGCATGCGCCTTCCCATCGAACTGCCGCTCGGTCTGCCGTCCCTGTTGCGGGGCGGTGCAGGCACGCCTCTTACCTGCGTGCTCGACGGCGCCGGACCGGAATCGTGGACGGACGGCCGGGCGATCGCCGGCTGGGGGCCGCGGGCAGTGCTTCGCGTGGCGGCGGACGGCGGAGCAACGGTACGCAGCGGGGCCGGGATCCAGGCCTGCGCCGGCGATCCGTTCGACCTCCTCGATCGGTTCGTGGCCGAGTGGAGTCCGCCGCCAGATCGCGTCCGCTCCCCCTGGGCGGGGGGAATTGTGGTGGCGCTCAGTTACGATCTGCGGCGCTGGGTGGAGCGGGTCCCGGCTCGGCTCGCCGATCCGCTCGAGCTCCCGGTTCTGCACGCGGCAGCGTACGACTGGTTCGTGGTTCTCGACCATCGGCACGGCGGCGTGAGTCTGGAAGTCAGGCCCGATGCGGGTCTCGACGCCTCGCGTCTGGCCGAGCGGATCGCGGGAGGCGCGCCGGCGGCGCTGTCGAACCGCGGCGTCGATCGCGTTGTGCGGCGCGAATTCTCGAAGGCCGCATACGCGGCGGCGGTGCGGGCTGCCCTCGACTACATCGCTGCCGGCGATATCTATCAGGTCAACCTGGCACAGCGGTTCGCGGTAACGAATCCACCGGCTCCGTTAGACGTGTTCGCGGCGCTGCAGCGTCATCCGATGCGGTTCGGCGCGTACGTCGACGCGGGTGACTTCAAGTTGTTATCGAACTCGCCGGAGTGTTACCTGACGGTGCGCGGCGAGGAGGTTGCGACTTACCCGATCAAGGGTACGCGGCGGCGCGCGGCCGATGCGGCCGCCGATGCGGCGCTCGCGTTCGACCTGCGTAGCGACCCGAAGGAGCGCGCCGAGCACGTCATGATCGTCGATCTCGAGCGCAACGATCTCGGACGCGTCTGCCGAGCCGCCTCGGTGCGTGTCGACGCGTTGGGTCGTATCGAGTCGTTTCCGACCTTGCATCACATGGTGTCGCGGGTGAGCGGCCGGTTGCGGAGCGACGTGTCGCTGGCAGGGCTTCTGCGCGCGACCTTCCCCGGGGGGTCGATCACCGGGGCGCCGAAGGTGCGAGCCATGCAGATAATCGACGCGCTGGAACCGGTGCCGCGCGGGTTCTACACCGGGGCGCTGGGCTGGATTCGTGCGGACGGCAGCAGCGTGTGGAGTCTGCTCATCCGCACGGCGATTGCCACCCCTGGCCTCCTCACCTACCATGCCGGCGGCGGCATCGTGGCGGACTCCGGCATCGACAGCGAGTACGAGGAATGCCTTCTGAAGGCCCGCCCGTTCTTCGCCGCAGTGGAGCAGGCATGAGTACGAGGGTTGGCGGGTACGTACATTTGAATGGGCTGCTGGTGGCTTCGGCGCAGGCGCGCGTCGCGGCGTTCGACCGGGGCTTCCTTTACGGCGACGGCATTTTTGAGACCGTGCGAATCTATCGCGGCCGGCCGTTCGCGTTGGCGGCGCATTTCGAGCGCCTGCGGTCTGCCGCTCGGGTTCTGGGGTTGCGACTGCCGAAGCGGCCGTGGGTGCAGGACATCGCCGCTTTGTTGCGGCGCAACGGCATGAGTGGTGCGGACGGC
This window contains:
- a CDS encoding anthranilate synthase component I family protein, encoding MRLPIELPLGLPSLLRGGAGTPLTCVLDGAGPESWTDGRAIAGWGPRAVLRVAADGGATVRSGAGIQACAGDPFDLLDRFVAEWSPPPDRVRSPWAGGIVVALSYDLRRWVERVPARLADPLELPVLHAAAYDWFVVLDHRHGGVSLEVRPDAGLDASRLAERIAGGAPAALSNRGVDRVVRREFSKAAYAAAVRAALDYIAAGDIYQVNLAQRFAVTNPPAPLDVFAALQRHPMRFGAYVDAGDFKLLSNSPECYLTVRGEEVATYPIKGTRRRAADAAADAALAFDLRSDPKERAEHVMIVDLERNDLGRVCRAASVRVDALGRIESFPTLHHMVSRVSGRLRSDVSLAGLLRATFPGGSITGAPKVRAMQIIDALEPVPRGFYTGALGWIRADGSSVWSLLIRTAIATPGLLTYHAGGGIVADSGIDSEYEECLLKARPFFAAVEQA